The DNA sequence ACGTCGGCATGGCCAACGGCACCGGTGAACCGCAGGAGATCGTCTGCGGCGCCCGCAACTTCACCGTCGGCGACAAGGTCGTCGTGGCGCTCCCCGGCGCCGTCCTGCCCGGTGACTTCGCCATCGCCGAGCGCAAGACGTACGGCCGGGTGTCGCGCGGCATGATCTGCTCGGGCGACGAGCTCGGCATGGGCGACGACGGCACGCACGGCATCATCGTGCTGCCGCCGGAGCACGAGGTCGGCACCGACGCGATCGAGCTGCTGGAGCTGCGCGACGACGTCCTGGACATCGCCGTCACCCCGGACCGCGGCTACTGCCTGTCCCTGCGCGGCATCGCCCGCGAGACCGCCACCGCGTACGGCCTGCCGCTGCGCGACCCGGCGCTGCTGGACGTGCCCGCGCCCAACTCGTACGGCCACCCGGTGCGCGTCGCCGACCCGGCCGGCTGCGACCGCTTCACCGCCCGTACGGTCACCGGTCTCGACCCCGAGGCCCGGTCGCCGATCTGGCTCCAGCGCCGGCTGCAGAAGGCCGGCATGCGCCCGGTCTCGCTGACCGTCGACATCACCAACTACGTGATGCTGGAGCTCGGGCAGCCGCTGCACGCCTACGACCGCTCCCGGATCGCCGGGACGATCGGCGTCCGCCGCGCCGAGCCGGGCGAGAAGCTGACCACCCTCGACGGCACCAAGCGCGTCCTGGACGCCGAGGACCTGGTCATCACCGACGACAACGGCCCGATCGGGCTCGCCGGTGTCATGGGCGGCGCCGGCACCGAGATCGCCGGGGCGGCCGAGGGCGGCACGACCGAGGTCGTCATCGAGGCCGCGCACTTCGACGCCGTCTCCATCGCCCGCACCGCGCGCCGGCACAAGCTGTCCTCCGAGGCGGCCAAGCGCTTCGAGCGCGGCGTCGACCCGCAGGCGGCCTCGGCCGCCGCGCAGCGGACCGTCGACCTGCTGGTGCTGCTCGCCGGCGGCACCCCGGAGGCCGGGGTCACCGAGTTCATCACCCCCAGCGCCCCGCGCACCATCGCGCTGCACGCGAACCACCCGGACCGGGTGGCGGGCGTGGAGTACGGCCGGGAGACCGTCGTCCGCCGCCTCCAGGAGGTCGGCTGCGACGTCTACGGGCAGGACGAGCTGATCGTCACCGTCCCGAGCTGGCGGCCCGACCTCACCGACCCCAACGACCTCGCCGAGGAGGTCATCCGGCTGGAGGGCTACGAGAACCTGCCCTCCACGCTGCCCAAGCCGCCCGCCGGCCGCGGCCTGACCGCGCGGCAGCGGCTGCACCGCCGGGTCGGCCGCGCCCTGGCCGGTGCCGGGTACGTCGAGGCGCCCACCTACCCGTTCGTCGGCGACTGGGCCCTGGACCACCTCGGCCTGGACGCGGACGACGCCCGCCGGCTGACCGTGCGCCTGGTCAACCCGCTCTCCGAGGCGGAGCCCGCGCTGCGCACCACCCTGCTGCCGGGGCTGTTCGCCGCGCTGCGCCGCAACGACAGCCGGGGCGAGCACGATCTGGCCCTCTTCGAGACCGGCCTGGTCTTCCGCCCCACCGGCGAGGAGCTCCCGGCCGGCCGGCTGCCGGTGGACCGCCGGCCCACCGACGAGGAGATCGCCTCGCTCGACGCCGCGCTGCCCCGGCAGCCGCGCCGGGCGGCCGTGGTCCTCGCCGGCGCTCGCGAGCGCGCCGGCTGGTGGGGCCAGGCCCGTCCGTCGACCTGGGCGGACGCCGTCGAGGCGGGCCGCACGGTGGCCCGCGAGGCCGGCGTCGAGCTGATCGTCCGGCAGGACCAGGTGGCGCCGTTCCACCCGGGCCGCTGCGCCGCGCTGCTCGCCGTGGTCGACGGGCAGGAGGTGCTGGTCGGCAACGCCGGTGAGCTCCACCCGCGCGTCATCAAGGCGTTCGGCCTGCCGGAGCGCACCTGCGCGATGGAGATCGAGCTGGACCGCCTGGAGCAGGCCGGCGCGGGCGCGCTGGAGGCGCCGCGCGTCTCCTCGTTCCCGGTGGCCACGCAGGACGTCGCGCTCGTCGTGGACGCGGGCGTGCCGGCCGGCGAGGTCGAGGCCGCGCTGCGGTCCGGTGCCGGTGAACTGCTGGAGTCGCTGCGGCTGTTCGACGTCTTCACCGGCGAGCAGCTGGGCGAGGGCCGGAAGTCGCTGGCGTACGCACTGCGGTTCCGCGCCACGGACCGCACGCTGACCGCCGACGAGGCGTCCGCGGCCCGTGACGCGGCCGTCCAGGTGGCCGTCGAGCGCACCGGCGCGGTGCTGCGCGGCGCGTAAGGCGATCTCGGCTGTGAGGGGCGCTCCGGTTTGCCGGGGCGCCCCTTGCGTACGTCGCGCACCGTCAGCCTCGCACCCACCGGGCTTCACCCGATGGGGTGGAAAACGGGGTTCAGGTCGTTACTTCCGCGCCCGTGCTCGCGAGAATCGAGCGCGTCATTGCGCAAGGGGGGCCGACGGCATGATCCGTACCAGGGCGGCGGCGCGCTGCCGACAGGGTGCGGTGCTCGCGCTGCCCGGCCTCTGGGTCGCCGGAGTGGTGGTCTGGGAGCTGCTCAGCCCGCTCGGCGTCCACTTCGTCCAACTCCTCGCCGCCGCCCCCGCCATCGCCTGCGCCGGCAGCGGCCGCCGCCAGTGCGTCCTGCTCGGCGGCGCCTGCGCGCTGTTCGCGCTCGTCCCGCTGGGCTCCGCCGGCCGCGCCGATCCGGCCATGCGGCTGGGCACCTGCTGCGCCGTCGTCGCCGTCGTCGCCGCGGCCTGGCTCACCAGCCACCGCCGCCTGAGGCTGACCCGCGAGCTCGAACGGCTCCGGGAGATCGCCGCCACCGCCCAGCACGCGGTCCTGCGCCCGCTGCCGCCGCGCCTGGCCGGGCTCACCCTGGCCGGCGGCCACCGCTCCGCCAGCGAGGGCGCCCTCCTCGGCGGCGACCTCTACGAGGCGCTGGCCACGCGGCACGGCGTCCGGCTGGTCATCGGGGACGTGCGGGGCCACGGCCTGCCCGCCCTGGGGACCGTCGCCGCGCTGCTCGGCAGCTTCCGCGAGGCCGCCCACGACGAGGACGGTCTCCCCGGCGTACTGCGCCGCATGGAGCGCGCCTTCCACCGGCACCTCGGCGACCGCGCGTCCGGCCAGTCGCCGCCCTCCGGCGAGTCGCTGCCTGCCGGTGAAGACTTCGCGACCGTCCTGATGCTGGAGATCGGCGCGGAGGGCGAGGTCACGGCTCTCAACTGCGGCCACCCCTGGCCGCACCGGCTGGCCGGCGGCGACGCCGGCCCGCCCCACGGCGTCCGGGCCGAGGTCCTCTCGTCCGGCGACCCGCTGCCCCCGCTGGGCATGTTCCCGCTCCCCGCCGAACCGCCCGTCCGCCGGCTCACCCGGCTGCTGCCCGGCGAAGCCCTGGTGCTGCACACCGACGGCGTCGAGGACGCCCGGGACGCGGCCGGCCGCTTCTTCCCGCTCACCCGCGCCCTCACCGAGGCCGCCGCGCACGCGCCCGTCGTCCCCGCCGCCGTCGTCGACCGCGTCCGCGCCGCCGTCCTCCGGCACACCGGCGGCGTCCTCACCGACGACTTCGCCCTGCTCGCCCTGCGCAACGACCGGCACCGCGTTCCGGACCGCACTCCGCACGGACCGCTGGCCCGAAGCTGCCCGCACGGCTGAACTCCCTTGCAGTGCAGGCCCGTTCACACCCCGTGCGAATCCGTTTCCGTTACGCTGGGTCGACCGAGCGCTCACGGAGGGGCGGCATGGAGCCCAACACTCTGCTCGACGCCATACTCGACGAGGCGGGGATGTCCCACGCCGGCCTGGCCGCCCACGTCAACGCGGCGGGCCGGGCACGGGGTCTGGCGTTGCGTTACGAACACACCGCAGTGGCCCGCTGGTTGAAGGGCCAGCGGCCGCGCGGACAGGTGCCCGACCTCATCTGCGAGGTGCTGGGCGAGCGGCTGC is a window from the Streptomyces mobaraensis genome containing:
- the pheT gene encoding phenylalanine--tRNA ligase subunit beta, with product MRAPLSWLREYVDLPAGTTGRDVQAKLIAAGLEVERVEHLGSDLTGPLVVGRVATIEELEGFRKPIRFCTVDVGMANGTGEPQEIVCGARNFTVGDKVVVALPGAVLPGDFAIAERKTYGRVSRGMICSGDELGMGDDGTHGIIVLPPEHEVGTDAIELLELRDDVLDIAVTPDRGYCLSLRGIARETATAYGLPLRDPALLDVPAPNSYGHPVRVADPAGCDRFTARTVTGLDPEARSPIWLQRRLQKAGMRPVSLTVDITNYVMLELGQPLHAYDRSRIAGTIGVRRAEPGEKLTTLDGTKRVLDAEDLVITDDNGPIGLAGVMGGAGTEIAGAAEGGTTEVVIEAAHFDAVSIARTARRHKLSSEAAKRFERGVDPQAASAAAQRTVDLLVLLAGGTPEAGVTEFITPSAPRTIALHANHPDRVAGVEYGRETVVRRLQEVGCDVYGQDELIVTVPSWRPDLTDPNDLAEEVIRLEGYENLPSTLPKPPAGRGLTARQRLHRRVGRALAGAGYVEAPTYPFVGDWALDHLGLDADDARRLTVRLVNPLSEAEPALRTTLLPGLFAALRRNDSRGEHDLALFETGLVFRPTGEELPAGRLPVDRRPTDEEIASLDAALPRQPRRAAVVLAGARERAGWWGQARPSTWADAVEAGRTVAREAGVELIVRQDQVAPFHPGRCAALLAVVDGQEVLVGNAGELHPRVIKAFGLPERTCAMEIELDRLEQAGAGALEAPRVSSFPVATQDVALVVDAGVPAGEVEAALRSGAGELLESLRLFDVFTGEQLGEGRKSLAYALRFRATDRTLTADEASAARDAAVQVAVERTGAVLRGA
- a CDS encoding PP2C family protein-serine/threonine phosphatase; translation: MIRTRAAARCRQGAVLALPGLWVAGVVVWELLSPLGVHFVQLLAAAPAIACAGSGRRQCVLLGGACALFALVPLGSAGRADPAMRLGTCCAVVAVVAAAWLTSHRRLRLTRELERLREIAATAQHAVLRPLPPRLAGLTLAGGHRSASEGALLGGDLYEALATRHGVRLVIGDVRGHGLPALGTVAALLGSFREAAHDEDGLPGVLRRMERAFHRHLGDRASGQSPPSGESLPAGEDFATVLMLEIGAEGEVTALNCGHPWPHRLAGGDAGPPHGVRAEVLSSGDPLPPLGMFPLPAEPPVRRLTRLLPGEALVLHTDGVEDARDAAGRFFPLTRALTEAAAHAPVVPAAVVDRVRAAVLRHTGGVLTDDFALLALRNDRHRVPDRTPHGPLARSCPHG